One stretch of Daphnia pulicaria isolate SC F1-1A chromosome 8, SC_F0-13Bv2, whole genome shotgun sequence DNA includes these proteins:
- the LOC124312053 gene encoding ubiquitin-protein ligase E3C-like: MFSFEGEYRRKPVQSLGGASKHSQRDIFLQRTQLERQKREDLRRQNQSAVIIQAFFRGCQARSLQKNIQRQEFERIQATNFQNINLQLLTSLINKLKFFFDKEKDANKLVWLSQLVIKNSPSIMKQCQTEKPFTFSLAQFLSLTLCYISDTIHLPTGESKGSHWRVLEIFLNAEGWRKSVGVQTADMILGSIFFFLSRKGYFTQLRQIVDVKIPPLVEPTTKAPTPLSGCLLDFIFQPLEFASATMNINHRNTVVASFSREFLEPAYSEPITNFILPSLRQNNNKIPLLCLLQNNEACARNPWLLHSILVLADGHPELKDDRVLSFYVATVSRLSGCLQFMQTAEVHEDDDDSDEEDVQTNIFKAAEQEIMTRCCELLNNINTVHVLVTALQIPDVLPDLCVVGHNLLLSDRLALHKCRLLYTLAFKPCYLQQLLGHIKSEKQVSLFGSSDTSLVQLLAKGVHLAHSEIDRIVPVLDVFCSLFSHLLVTLDDSEFYNESDPVSGAMPFSLTEVVELASILRDVCLGLVELAYPDTRPSTSFNFVKTRTTSTGNTQEDTRLWMHLFKSTVNLVSQLHTRDTRRPFCPSWVWITGRIALPLERNGQLSFRRQGRLHRPFRAIRPLTRNEIEEEGSSMLSTREVRTLAILREIPFVFSFTDRVKMWQQWILNDKMQQQGEANFLRGPSIQVMIRRNYIYEDAFDKLSLENEPNLRFKMRVQLTNAVGLDEAGVDGGGIFREFLSELLKTSFDPNRGFFRLTHDNLLYPNPGVAVLVSDFPAHYYFIGRMLGKALYENLLVELPMADFFLSKILGQASASLDVHHLASLDPVLHKNLLYLRHYDGDVTELGLDFTIVSSELGETRVEELKPNGSNIPVTSSNRIEYIHLVADYKLNKQIRLQCNAFRQGLANVIDIEWLQTFSYRELQVLVSGAYTPVDLEDLKQHTHYTGGYTSTHPVIQGFWRVVSKFDDSGKRHLLKFVTSCSRPPLLGFKELDPPFCIQNAGTDDRLPTASTCMNLLKLPEFHDENVLRDKLIYALQSGAGFELS, from the exons atgtttagtTTTGAGGGAGAGTACAGGCGAAAACCTGTCCAAAGTTTGGGAGGCGCATCAAAACATAGTCAAAGAGACATTTTTCTCCAGAGAACACAACTAGAAAGGCAAAAAAgagaa GATTTACGTCGACAAAACCAAAGTGCTGTTATCATTCAAGCTTTTTTTCGAGGTTGCCAAGCTAGATCCCTTCAAAAGAACATTCAACGACAAGAGTTTGAAAGAATACAGGCCACCAATTTCCAAAATATTAACTTACAACTGTTGACATCTTTGATCAACAAACTTAAGTTCTTCTTTGATAAAGAGAAAGATGCTAACAAACTTGTGTGGCTATCACAGCTGGTGATAAAAAATTCACCTAGCATAATGAAGCAATGCCAAACTGAGAAACCATTCACATTTAGCCTTGCTCAATTCCTCAGCTTAACTCTGTGCTACATATCTGATACTATTCATTTACCAACTGGAGAGAGCAAAGGGTCCCACTGGAGGGTCTTGGAAATCTTCCTCAATGCAGAGGGCTGGAGAAAAAGTGTAGGAGTTCAAACAGCTGATATGATTTTgggttcaatattttttttcctgtctcGAAAAG GTTATTTTACCCAGTTACGCCAGATTGTTGATGTTAAAATACCACCTTTAGTTGAGCCCACCACAAAGGCACCAACCCCTCTTTCTGGTTGCCTGTTGGACTTTATTTTTCAACCCCTAGAATTTGCATCGGCGACaatgaatataaatcatcg taACACTGTAGTTGCATCCTTTAGCCGAGAATTTCTGGAACCAGCGTATTCAGAACCAATCACAAATTTCATTCTTCCGTCTTTGAGGcagaataataacaaaattccTTTGTTATGTTTGCTTCAAAACAATGAAGCTTGTGCAAGAAATCCGTGGCTTCTTCATAGCATTCTGGTGCTGGCAGATGGACACCCTG AACTTAAGGACGATAGAGTGCTGTCATTCTACGTTGCCACAGTAAGTCGTTTAAGCGGATGTCTTCAATTCATGCAAACTGCTGAAGTtcacgaagacgacgacgactcagACGAAGAAGATGTACAAACTAACATATTTAAAGCTGCCGAACAAGAA ATAATGACTCGTTGCTGTGAGTTACTTAATAATATCAATACGGTACATGTATTGGTAACAGCCCTGCAAATACCTGACGTTCTACCAGATTTGTGTGTCGTCGGTCACAATCTGTTGCTGTCTGATCGATTGGCGCTCCACAAGTGCAG GCTACTATATACGTTGGCTTTCAAACCTTGCTATCTGCAACAGTTGTTAGGCCATAtcaaatcagaaaagcaagtgtCACTGTTTGGTTCATCGGATACGTCCTTGGTTCAACTTTTGGCGAAAGGTGTTCATTTGGCGCATTCGGAAATTGACCGAATCGTACCCGTGTTAGATGTTTTCTGTTCACTTTTCAGTCATCTTTTAGTAACGTTGGACGACTCCGAATTTTACAACGAATCGG ATCCAGTTTCTGGAGCTATGCCGTTCAGCCTAACTGAAGTGGTCGAACTGGCTTCTATATTGCGTGACGTTTGCCTTGGATTGGTGGAACTTGCTTATCCTGATACTCGCCCAAGCACATCCTTCAACTTTGTCAAGACCCGTACTACTTCCACCGGTAACACACAAGAAGATACCCGACTGTGGATGCATCTGTTCAAA TCTACAGTGAATCTCGTCAGCCAGTTGCACACAAGAGATACGCGCCGACCGTTCTGTCCTAGTTGGGTTTGGATAACTGGAAGAATTGCCCTGCCTTTGGAGAGGAATGGCCAGCTGTCTTTCCGTAGGCAAGGCAGACTTCACCGTCCGTTTAGGGCTATCCGACCATTAACCAGGAATGAAATTG AAGAGGAAGGTAGTTCTATGTTGTCAACAAGAGAGGTGCGAACCTTAGCCATTCTGCGTGAAATTCCGTTTGTGTTCTCGTTCACCGATCGGGTCAAAATGTGGCAGCAATGGATCCTCAATGATAAAATGCAGCAACAGGGAGAGGCCAATTTCCTTCGAGGTCCATCCATTCAGGTCATGATTCGCCGGAATTATATTTATGAGGACGCTTTCGATAAACTTTCCCTTGAAAATG AACCAAATCTGCGATTTAAGATGAGAGTCCAGTTAACGAACGCTGTAGGATTGGATGAAGCCGGAGTCGATGGTGGTGGTATATTTCGTGAATTCCTGTCAGAGTTGCTGAAAACGAGTTTCGATCCGAATCGCGGGTTTTTCCGCTTAACACACGATAACTTGCTCTACCCTAATCCCGGTGTGGCTGTCCTCGTTTCGGATTTCCCAGCCCATTACTACTTTATCGGTCGTATGCTGGGAAAG GCTTTGTACGAGAATTTGCTGGTGGAATTGCCGATGGcggatttctttctctccaagATCCTTGGCCAGGCCAGTGCTAGTTTGGACGTCCATCATTTGGCTTCCTTAGACCCAGTACTTCACAAGAATCTTCTTTATCTCCGCCATTATGATGGTGATGTCACCGAACTCGGACTCGATTTCACCATAGTGAGCAGCGAATTGGGCGAAACGAGG GTGGAAGAACTGAAACCGAACGGATCCAACATTCCCGTCACGTCTTCAAATCGTATCGAATACATCCATTTGGTGGCGGACTACAAACTCAACAAGCAAATCCGTTTGCAATGCAATGCATTCCGCCAG GGATTGGCGAATGTCATCGATATCGAGTGGTTGCAAACATTTAGCTACCGAGAGTTGCAGGTGTTGGTGTCAGGTGCATACACACCGGTTGATTTAGAGGACCTAAAACAACACACGCACTACACCGGTGGCTACACTTCAACGCATCCAGTCATCCAAGGATTTTGGCGAGTCGTATCCAAGTTTGACGATTCCGGAAAGCGACACCTGCTCAAATTTGTAACCAGTTGCTCTAGACCTCCATTGCTTGGCTTTAAAGAATTGGATCCGCCTTTCTGTATTCAAAACGCCGGTACGGACGATCGACTTCCGACCGCAAGCACCTGCATGAATTTATTGAAGTTACCCGAATTCCACGACGAGAACGTTTTAAGAGATAAATTAATCTATGCTCTTCAATCTGGTGCCGGATTTGAGTTGagttaa
- the LOC124312055 gene encoding DNA excision repair protein ERCC-5-like yields MGVHGLWNLLEPVGKPVPLETLENKVLAVDVSIWLHQATKGFRDAQGNPLPNAHLLGLCHRLCKLLFFKIKPVFVFDGGVPVLKRQTMAARHNRRDTAVKNNDLVAEKILSNYIKSEVINKQLGKNKGKSGAPLLKKKKLEPDLFELPPIPNQNTEEVSSESDFDDDANGNLGAISLHMKGHNIHSVDVTSEAFLALPTEIQHEILLELRDTRKQSSWNRIHQMPQEADDFSGFQMERLLKRRNLQQRLNEVVKEIGQKNHEQFALNQGDVAESHKIASDNSTHYVLIKKALQHSTSPTKIGPKKATDPNVIEQPIKVASVSKNLATEQILGVDEDGFSQQELFAIFGSEQKKEPVMCISSSDEDSDFEEVPSALPYPGNRVILDIPINPAIAEEDDMFADIFTSAVPSKTEKPTHQSDDLSSVETDSSMEEPDVFVVPVDNTTSCKATESIIATSKETILRSTTTTLEKENILILSEITQVTHGADLQLSDENSLPVCQTIGEQPHNLSEVIEVMVQKPLLENSAFIKEHVSSLPIPIARISTEPPPIVQCDNLSQDALVNTIEETSKMIDTHHTHKRNDVEGSFEVRNVEITGENSRSQVAFEISPKTAKLSEPPPPPVVHTITTKRKEELEEMGRVINEEQSILIQEHGRQERLASSITDQMYSESQELLRLFGIPYLVAPMEAEAQCAFLDEAGLTQGTITDDSDIWLFGGRRVYKNFFNQGKFVEFFEADDIYNVFKLGREKLVHLALLTGSDYTEGIQGVGPVCALEILAEFPNPGLEALEEFSNWLHKVQAKKNAPPENKIRQKIRNLQVKPGFPNRAVVDAYHNPEINASRSKFSWTDPDMDALRDFLHEKIGWNRDKFNSVVTPVLERFKDKQCQTRIDTYFSVKFPPKMATIVSKRVMNALRKADFGGEDTEIENTIKTSSNSKAPTGKEQLSQQPARSKKILKTTKVSDEPKASTSGDSSKAPEIIWQKENDKKKLVANKLKAIELFKKSRGRGKRLSRQSRPASSRAQLSESDSNSS; encoded by the exons ATGGGAGTTCATGGATTGTGGAATCTACTAGAACCGGTTGGCAAACCTGTTCCGCTAGAAACCCTTGAGAATAAAGTTCTCGCTGTTG atgTGTCTATTTGGCTTCATCAAGCAACTAAAGGTTTCCGGGATGCCCAAGGAAATCCATTACCAAATGCCCACTTATTGG GTTTATGCCACCGTCTTTGCAAgctattgttttttaaaatcaaaccagTATTTGTTTTTGATGGTGGGGTTCCAGTACTGAAACGACAAACCATG GCTGCACGTCATAACAGGAGAGATACAGCTGTTAAGAACAATGATTTAGTTGCAGAGAAAATCCTTTCAAACTATATTAAGTCAGAAGTTATCAATAAACAACTTGGcaaaaataaagggaaatcTGGAGCCCctttgttaaaaaagaaaaaattggaacCTGATCTATTTGAGCTTCCGCCAATTCCAAATCAAAACACTGA GGAAGTTTCTTCAGAATCAGATTTTGACGACGATGCAAATGGAAATCTGGGCGCAATTTCTTTACATATGAAAGGTCACAACATACATTCAGTAGATGTTACAAGTGAAGCTTTCCTTGCTTTGCCAACTGAAATACAACATGAAATTCTATTGGAACTACGAGACACCCGTAAGCAATCTTCCTGGAACAGGATTCACCAAATGCCTCAG GAGGCTGATGATTTTTCTGGATTTCAAATGGAAAGGCTGTTGAAGCGAAGAAATTTGCAACAGCGTCTGAATGAGGTGGTAAAAGAAATCGGTCAAAAGAATCATGAGCAGTTTGCATTAAATCAAGGAGACGTAGCTGAGTCACACAAAATTGCTTCTGACAATTCTACTCACTACGTATTGATTAAAAAAGCTTTACAACACTCTACGTCACCGACAAAAATTGGACCAAAAAAAGCCACCGACCCGAACGTAATAGAGCAGCCCATAAAAGTCGCATCAGTTAGTAAGAACCTAGCCACCGAACAAATTTTGGGAGTGGATGAAGATGGATTTAGTCAACAAGAGTTATTCGCAATATTTGgaagtgaacaaaaaaaagaaccagtAATGTGTATTAGTTCATCTGACGAAGATTCGGATTTCGAAGAAGTTCCATCAGCTCTACCATACCCTGGGAATAGAGTCATCCTTGATATTCCGATCAATCCTGCAATAGCTGAAGAAGACGACATGTTTGCTGATATATTTACCTCTGCCGTTCCCTCGAAAACTGAAAAACCAACACATCAATCGGATGATCTCAGCTCAGTTGAAACGGATTCGTCAATGGAAGAACCTGATGTTTTCGTTGTGCCTGTGGATAACACTACGTCATGCAAAGCAACAGAGTCCATAATAGCCACTAGTAAAGAAACAATATTGAGATCAACCACTACAactcttgaaaaagaaaatattctgATATTATCGGAAATAACACAAGTAACTCATGGAGCGGATTTACAACTTAGCGATGAAAACTCTTTACCTGTCTGTCAAACTATTGGCGAGCAGCCGCACAATTTGTCGGAAGTAATTGAAGTTATGGTGCAAAAACCTTTATTAGAAAATTCAGCGTTCATCAAGGAACATGTGTCGTCTCTTCCTATCCCTATAGCAAGAATTTCCACTGAACCACCACCAATTGTCCAATGTGACAACTTATCCCAGGATGCCTTAGTTAATACCATTGAAGAAACTTCGAAAATGATAGATACTCACCATACTCACAAAAGAAACGATGTTGAAGGTAGCTTTGAAGTTCGTAATGTTGAAATAACAGGAGAAAATTCTAGATCTCAAGTGGCTTTTGAAATTTCGCCTAAAACTGCGAAGTTAAGtgagccaccaccaccaccagtagTGCACACAATAACAaccaagagaaaagaagaacttgAAGAGATGGGAAGAGTTATCAACGAAGAGCAGTCGATTTTAATTCAGGAACATGGACGGCAAGAACGCCTAGCTTCATCTATTACAGACCAGATGTATTCCGAATCCCAG GAGTTGCTGAGGCTATTTGGAATTCCTTATCTTGTTGCTCCAATGGAGGCTGAGGCGCAGTGCGCTTTCTTGGACGAAGCTGGTCTAACTCAAGGCACCATAACGGACGATAGCGATATCTGGCTGTTTGGAGGACGCCGAGTCtacaaaaatttctttaatcaAGGGAAATTTGTAGAATTCTTCGAAGCCGATGACATATACAATGTTTTCA aacTAGGACGCGAAAAACTTGTTCATTTGGCTCTTTTAACCGGAAGCGATTATACTGAAG GAATTCAAGGTGTCGGACCGGTTTGTGCCCTAGAAATTTTAGCTGAATTTCCAAATCCTGGTTTGGAAGCATTGGAAGAGTTTAGTAATTG GCTTCACAAAGTCCAGGCCAAGAAAAATGCACCTCCAGAGAATAAGATTCGACAGAAAATACGAAATCTACAAGTTAAACCCG GTTTTCCGAATAGAGCCGTTGTTGACGCATACCACAATCCAGAAATTAATGCATCTCGCAGTAAATTTTCTTGGACTGATCCTGATATGGATGCGCTACGAGATTTTCTTCATGAAAAAATTGGATGGAATCGAGATAAGTTTAACTCTGTGGTGACCCCAGTTCTCGAAAGATTCAAAGACAAACAA TGTCAAACGAGAATTGATACTTACTTTTCTGTAAAATTTCCACCTAAAATGGCTACTATAGTCAGTAAAAGAGTTATGAACGCTCTTCGCAAAGCTGACTTTGGTGGGGAAGATACAGAAATAGAGAACACCATCAAAACATCTTCCAACTCCAAAGCACCCACag GAAAAGAACAGCTAAGTCAACAACCTGCACGTAGTAAgaagattttgaaaactaCAAAAGTTTCAGACGAACCAAAGGCATCTACTTCGGGTGACAGCAGCAAAGCACCTGAAATCATctggcaaaaagaaaatgacaagaAAAAACTAGTAGCAAACAAATTAAAAGCAATTGAGTTGTTTAAGAAATCCAGGGGTCGTGGCAAACGTCTTTCTCGTCAATCTCGACCAGCGTCTTCTCGTGCGCAATTATCAGAGTCGGATTCAAATTCATCTTAA